A stretch of Gorilla gorilla gorilla isolate KB3781 chromosome 9, NHGRI_mGorGor1-v2.1_pri, whole genome shotgun sequence DNA encodes these proteins:
- the LOC115933486 gene encoding large ribosomal subunit protein eL21-like, which translates to MTNTKGKRRGTRYMFSRLFRKHGVVPLATYMRIYKKADIVDIKGMGTVQKGMPHKCYHGKTRRVYNVTQHAVGIVVNKQVKGKILAKRINVRIEHIKHSKSRDSFLKHVKENDQKKKDAKEKGTWVQLKRQPAPPREAHFVRTNGKQPELLEPIPYEFMA; encoded by the coding sequence ATGACgaacacaaagggaaagaggagaggcaccCGATATATGTTCTCTAGGCTTTTTAGAAAACATGGAGTTGTTCCTTTGGCCACATATATGCGCATCTATAAGAAAGCTGATATTGTAGACATCAAGGGAATGGGTACTGTTCAAAAAGGAATGCCCCACAAGTGTTACCATGGCAAAACTAGAAGAGTCTACAATGTTACCCAGCATGCTGTTGGCATTGTTGTAAACAAACAAGTTAAGGGCAAGATTCTTGCCAAGAGAATTAATGTGCGTATTGAGCACATCAAGCACTCTAAGAGCCGCGATAGCTTCCTGAAACACgtgaaggaaaatgatcagaaaaagaaagacgCCAAAGAGAAAGGTACCTGGGTTCAACTAAAGCGCCAGCCTGCTCCACCCAGAGAAGCACACTTTGTGAGAACCAATGGGAAGCagcctgagctgctggaacctattccctatgaattcatggcataa